One stretch of Punica granatum isolate Tunisia-2019 chromosome 5, ASM765513v2, whole genome shotgun sequence DNA includes these proteins:
- the LOC116206651 gene encoding structural maintenance of chromosomes protein 4 gives MDKGMELPRDSPASKSPSPQARPSKGKGSPRLFIREMVMRNFKSYAGEQRVGPFHKSFSAVVGPNGSGKSNVIDAMLFVFGKRAKQMRLNKVSELIHNSTNHQNLDSAGVSVHFQEIVDLDDEEYEAVPGSDFAITRVAFRDNSSKYYINDRSSNFTEVTRLLKGKGVDLDNNRFLILQGEVEQISLMKPKAQGPHDEGFLEYLEDIIGTNKYVEKIDESYKELESLNEKRSGVVQMVKLAEKERDNLEDGKNEAEVYMLKELSLLKWQEKATRLACEDTDAKMMEVGETMSSMEEKLKSEREKIQQSNEKLKELEAVHNKYMKRQEELDNTLRICKEDFKEFERQDVKYREDLKHKKQKIKKLDDKIEKDSTKIEELQKGCEDSTIMIPKLEENVPKLESSLADEETVLEEIKENAKVETERYRSDLAKVRAELEPWEIQLIEHKGKLEVACTESKLLSEKHEAGRAAFKDARKQMDDITGKVAERSERTANIQGEIERTKQEASEARKLEEECIREQEALIPLEQAAREKLAELKSIMDSEKSQGSVLKAILQAKQSNRIEGIYGRMGDLGAIDAKYDIAVSTACPGLDYIVVETTSAAQACVELLRRENLGVATFMILEKQLDLLPKLKEKVNPPEGVPRLFDLIKVQDERMKLAFYAALRNTVVTDSLDQATRIAYSGNKEFRRVVTLDGALFEKSGTMSGGGNKPRGGKMGTSIRSASVSAEAIGNAENELSGLSEKLSSLRQKIADAVRKWQSSEKKLGQLKMELAKSEKEIESLHSQHSYLEKQLGSLEAASRPKKDELARLEELKKVIAAEEKEIDTLIQGSKKLKEIATELQQKIENAGGEKLKLQKSKVAGIQSNIAKDRTEINRHKVQIETGQKMIKKLTKGLEEAKKEKDRIMEEKEKLRLVFKELEEKAFKVQENYRKTEELIDQHREVLDKAKSEYEQEKKIVNELRASQVDAEYKLQDMKKAYKELELKGRGYTKKLDDLQASLTKHMEQIHKDLVDPEKLQATLTDKSLTEACDLRRALEMVALLEAQLKELSPNLDSISEYRKKATLYNERVEDLNMVTQQRDDVKKQYDDWRKKRLDEFMAGFNTISLKLKEMYQMITLGGDAELELVDSLDPFSEGVVFSVRPPKKSWKNIANLSGGEKTLSSLALVFALHHYKPTPLYVMDEIDAALDFKNVSIVGHYVKDRTKDAQFIIISLRNNMFELADRLVGIYKTDNCTKSITINPRSYVVCERAA, from the exons ATGGACAAGGGGATGGAGCTGCCGCGCGATTCCCCGGCCAGCAAGTCCCCGTCTCCGCAGGCAAGGCCATCTAAGGGGAAAGGCTCGCCGAGGCTGTTTATCAGAGAAATGGTCATGAGGAACTTCAAGTCCTACGCTGGTGAACAGCGTGTTGGACCATTCCACAAG AGCTTTTCAGCTGTTGTTGGCCCGAACGGGAGCGGAAAGAGCAATGTGATAGATGCGATGCTTTTTGTGTTCGGTAAACGAGCAAAGCAG ATGAGGCTCAACAAAGTGTCAGAGCTCAtccataattcaacaaatCACCAGAACCTCGACAGTGCTGGTGTTTCTGTTCACTTCCAGGAAATCGTTGATCTG GATGATGAAGAATATGAAGCTGTACCTGGAAGTGATTTTGCGATCACACGAGTTGCCTTTCGTGACAACTCCTCCAAGTACTACATTAATGACCGTTCAAGTAACTTTACCGAGGTCACCCGCTTGCTCAAAGGAAAAGGAGTAGACTTGGACAATAACCGTTTTTTGATTCTCCAG GGTGAAGTTGAGCAAATCTCACTGATGAAACCAAAGGCTCAGGGACCACATGATGAAGGGTTTCTTGAATATCTGGAAGACATAATTGGCACCAACAAATACGttgaaaaaattgatgaaTCATATAAGGA GCTGGAGTCTTTGAATGAGAAGAGATCTGGGGTGGTGCAAATGGTGAAGTTagctgaaaaagaaagagacaaCTTAGAG GATGGAAAAAATGAAGCAGAAGTATACATGCTCAAGGAGTTATCATTGCTGAAATGGCAAGAGAAAGCCACTAGATTGGCCTGTGAAGATACTGACGCCAAGATGATGGAAGTGGGAGAAACAATGTCCAGTATGGAAGAGAAACTTAAAAGTGAAAG GGAGAAAATTCAGCAAAGCAATGAAAAACTGAAGGAGCTCGAGGCTGTTCACAACAAGTACATGAAAAGGCAAGAG GAATTGGATAATACCCTAAGAATTTGTAAGGAAGACTTTAAGGAATTTGAACGGCAAGATGTCAAATACCGTGAGGACTTGAAGCACAAGAAGCAAAAGATCAAAAAACTCGacgataaaattgaaaag GATTCAACAAAGATTGAAGAGTTACAAAAGGGATGTGAAGATTCAACAATTATGATACCCAAGCTTGAAGAAAATGTACCGAAATTGGAAAGTTCGTTGGCTGATGAAGAAACAGTGCTGGAGGAAATCAAAGAGAATGCTAAAG TTGAAACTGAGAGATACCGTTCTGATCTTGCAAAGGTTCGTGCTGAACTAGAACCTTGGGAGATACAACTAATTGAGCATAAGGGAAAGCTTGAAGTTGCATGTACTGAAAGCAAGCTTCTGTCTGAGAAG CATGAAGCTGGTCGTGCTGCGTTCAAAGATGCTCGAAAGCAGATGGATGACATAACGGGCAAGGTTGCTGAAAGAAGTGAAAGAACTGCAAATATTCAAGGAGAAATAGAAAGGACAAAACAAGAAGCATCTGAAGCTCGAAAGCTGGAAGAG GAATGCATCAGAGAACAAGAAGCACTAATACCGCTTGAACAAGCTGCTAGAGAAAAGCTTGCAGAACTCAAATCCATTATGGATTCCGAGAAGAGTCAGGGATCAGTTTTGAAAGCAATTTTGCAGGCCAAGCAGTCAAATCGAATAGAGGGAATCTATGGGCGAATGGGTGATTTAGGAGCTATTGATG CTAAATATGACATTGCTGTATCAACAGCATGTCCTGGACTTGATTATATTGTTGTGGAGACGACTAGTGCAGCCCAAGCATGTGTAGAGCTACTGCGGAGGGAGAACCTCGGTGTTGCAACTTTCATGATATTG GAGAAGCAACTTGATCTTCTTCCTAAGTTGAAGGAGAAGGTAAACCCTCCGGAGGGAGTTCCTCGTCTATTTGATCTGATCAAAGTCCAGGATGAGAGAATGAAACTAGCATTTTATGCTGCACTCCGGAATACTGTTGTCACGGATAGTCTAGACCAG GCAACACGGATTGCCTACAGTGGAAATAAAGAATTTAGGCGTGTGGTAACACTGGATGGGGCACTGTTTGAAAAATCTGGAACCATGAGTGGAGGAGGAAATAAACCGCGTGGTGGAAAGATGGGAACATCCATTCGATCAGCAAGTGTGTCTGCAGAGGCCATTGGAAATGCCGAGAATGAGCTTTCAGGTTTATCAGAAAAACTGAGCAGCCTCAGGCAAAAAATCGCAGATGCAGTGAGGAAGTGGCAATCCTCAGAGAAAAAGCTAGGGCAGCTCAAGATGGAGTTGGCCAAAAGTGAAAAGGAG ATTGAAAGTCTGCACTCCCAGCACAGTTACCTTGAGAAACAACTTGGTTCCCTTGAAGCAGCATCCCGACCGAAGAAGGATGAACTTGCTAGGCTGGAAGAGCTCAAGAAAGTCATTGCCGctgaagaaaaggaaattgatACGTTGATTCAAGGGTCTAAAAAACTGAAAGAGATT GCGACAGAGCTTCAACAGAAGATAGAAAACGCTGGGGGTGAAAAATTGAAACTCCAGAAGTCAAAGGTTGCTGGGATCCAATCT AATATTGCTAAAGATAGAACAGAGATCAACCGGCACAAGGTTCAGATAGAGACTGGCcaaaaaatgataaagaaaTTAACCAAGGGATTGGAGGAAGccaaaaaggagaaagatcGAATCatggaggagaaggagaagttACGATTGGTTTTCAAAGAATTAGAAGAGAAGGCCTTCAAAGTTCAAGAAAATTACCGAAAAACAGAAGAG ctTATTGATCAGCATCGTGAAGTACTGGATAAAGCGAAATCCGAGTACGAGCAGGAGAAAAAAATTGTCAATGAGTTGCGTGCTTCACAG GTTGATGCCGAGTACAAACTGCAAGACATGAAGAAAGCGTATAAAGAGTTGGAGTTGAAGGGAAGGGGTTACACAAAAAAGCTTGACGATCTGCAAGCGTCTCTCACAAAGCACATGGAACA GATCCATAAAGATTTAGTGGATCCGGAGAAGCTTCAGGCTACTCTCACCGATAAATCTCTCACCGAAGCTTGTGATTTGAGAAGGGCGCTTGAAATGGTTGCATTGTTGGAAGCACAACTGAAAGAATTGAGTCCTAATCTTGACTCGATATCAGA GTACCGGAAGAAAGCAACTCTGTATAACGAACGCGTAGAGGATCTTAACATGGTTACTCAACAGCGTGATGATGTGAAGAAGCAATATGATGACTGGAGAAAGAAAAG ACTCGACGAGTTCATGGCAGGATTCAATACAATATCtctgaaattaaaagaaatgtaCCAG ATGATCACACTGGGAGGTGATGCGGAACTCGAGCTGGTCGACTCTTTGGACCCCTTCTCAGAAGGAGTTGTCTTCAGTGTCAGGCCTCCAAAGAAGAGCTGGAAGAACATAGCTAATTTATCTGGTGGTGAAAAG ACTCTCAGCTCGTTGGCTCTTGTGTTTGCCCTTCATCATTACAAGCCTACTCCTCTATATGTCATGGATGAGATCGATGCTGCTCTAG ACTTCAAGAACGTTTCTATTGTGGGACACTACGTGAAGGACCGCACAAAGGATGCCCAGTTCATAATCATAAG CCTCAGAAACAATATGTTTGAGTTGGCTGATCGGCTGGTGGGCATATATAAGACTGACAACTGCACTAAGAGCATCACGATCAATCCCAGGAGCTACGTGGTGTGTGAGAGAGCCGCTTGA
- the LOC116207992 gene encoding probable LRR receptor-like serine/threonine-protein kinase At1g67720 isoform X1 has product MRTLSLSLSNHISSRQCLLLSLSLQMGKGFGFWSLISSSFFLPLLLISSCSAQVPGFVSIDCGGEASFTDELGLEWIPDNQFAFGETTNISVANETRTQYKTLRQFPIDNRKYCYTLNVTTRTRYLIRATFLYGNFDDNNVYPKFDLSLGPTFWSTIVISDATTIEMRELIFLALDPTVSVCLSNATTGKPFISTLELRQFNGSMYYTDFEEQFYLGISARINFGADSVDPVRYPDDPFDRIWESDSLKKANYLVDVAAGTKKVSTQQPIDVNRDERPPEKVMQTAVVGTNGSLTYRLNLDGFPGAGWAYSYFAEIEDLAPDETRKFRLVLPGAPDISKAVVNIMENAQGKYRLYEPGFVNLSFPFVLSFRFGKTSDSSKGPLLNAMEINKYLQKIYGSLDVAVIAGALPSYLPALWAQEGGDPCLPVPWSWVQCNTEPAPRVTAIILSSKNVTGNIPLAFTKLTGLVELWLDGNSLTGSIPDFSSCVDLSIIHLENNKLTGELPSSLLKLPSLKELYVQNNILSGKVPSGLNGKSLAFNFTGNPGLRLEEKKSQTKITVGASVGAVSLLLVTIALCLYIIKRKTRYSNQGELKHTIQSQRLASTFKDPPAEAAHCFMLSEIEDATKNFEKKIGSGGFGVVYYGKLKDGREIAVKVLTNDSYQGKREFSNEVTLLSRIHHRNLVQFLGYCQECGRNMLVYEFMHNGTLKEHLYIGPLSNRRGINWIKRLEIAEDASRGIEYLHTGCTPAIIHRDLKSSNILLDKNMMAKVSDFGLSKSAVDGVSHVSSIVRGTVGYLDPEYYISQQLTDKSDVYSFGVILLELISGREAISNESFGVNCRNIVQWAKLHIESGDIQGIIDPNLRDDYDIQSMWKIAEKALMCVQPHGHMRPSISEVLKEIQDAILIERAALVAREGLSDDMSRNSGHSSLNTGQYDIAGTEHCLSIDESVAQPTAR; this is encoded by the exons ATGCgaactctctctctgtctctctctaaCCACATCTCATCTCGCCAGTGtttgcttctctctctctctctgcagaTGGGGAAGGGGTTCGGCTTCTGGTCTctcatctcctcctccttcttccttcCCCTTCTGCTCATCAGCTCTTGCTCTGCTCAAGTGCcag GTTTTGTAAGTATCGACTGTGGGGGCGAGGCGAGTTTCACAGATGAGCTTGGTCTTGAGTGGATCCCTGATAATCAGTTTGCCTTTGGGGAAACAACTAACATATCTGTGGCGAACGAGACGAGGACGCAGTACAAGACTCTTAGGCAATTCCCCATCGATAACCGGAAGTATTGCTACACCCTCAATGTGACGACTAGGACGAGGTATCTCATAAGGGCGACATTCTTGTATGGGAACTTCGACGACAATAATGTCTATCCCAAGTTCGATCTCTCCCTTGGGCCCACTTTCTGGTCAACGATTGTCATATCTGATGCTACTACTATAGAGATGCGGGAGCTCATATTCCTGGCCTTGGATCCTACTGTTAGCGTGTGTTTATCTAATGCTACTACGGGGAAGCCTTTCATATCTACCCTTGAGCTCCGCCAATTCAATGGCTCGATGTACTATACTGACTTTGAGGAGCAGTTTTACCTTGGTATCTCTGCAAGGATCAATTTCGGGGCAGACAGCGTTGATCCAGTCAG GTATCCAGATGATCCGTTTGATAGAATATGGGAGTCTGACTCTCTGAAGAAAGCTAATTACCTCGTAGATGTGGCCGCCGGAACCAAAAAAGTGTCAACTCAACAGCCCATCGATGTAAACCGAGATGAAAGGCCTCCCGAGAAAGTCATGCAGACAGCAGTGGTCGGAACAAATGGTTCCTTGACTTATCGATTGAACTTGGATGGTTTTCCCGGTGCTGGGTGGGCCTACTCTTACTTTGCAGAAATCGAGGACTTAGCTCCCGACGAGACGAGGAAGTTTAGGCTCGTGCTTCCTGGTGCTCCTGATATCAGCAAAGCGGTTGTTAACATCATGGAAAATGCTCAGGGTAAATATCGCCTTTATGAGCCAGGATTTGTCAATTTGTCCTTCCCATTTGTACTATCATTTAGGTTTGGCAAGACATCCGATTCTTCCAAGGGCCCACTCTTGAATGCCATGGAAATAAACAAGTATCTGCAGAAGATCTATGGTTCTCTTGATG TTGCAGTTATTGCTGGTGCACTACCGTCCTACTTACCGGCTCTTTGGGCACAAGAAGGGGGGGATCCGTGCCTTCCGGTTCCATGGTCGTGGGTTCAGTGCAACACAGAACCCGCTCCACGGGTAACTGCAAT AATATTGTCCAGTAAGAACGTGACTGGAAATATTCCTCTCGCATTTACGAAGTTGACTGGCCTGGTCGAGTT ATGGCTCGATGGGAATTCGCTAACTGGTTCAATACCTGATTTCTCTTCGTGTGTGGACTTGAGCATCAT TCACTTAGAGAACAACAAGTTGACCGGCGAGCTGCCTTCGTCTTTGCTGAAGTTACCCAGTTTGAAAGAGCT GTATGTGCAGAACAATATACTGTCAGGGAAGGTGCCATCTGGTTTAAACGGGAAAAGCTTGGCTTTCAA CTTCACGGGAAATCCTGGACTTCGCttagaggaaaaaaagagCCAGACTAAAATCACTGTGGGTGCATCAGTAGGTGCTGTTAGTCTCCTACTAGTTACAATAGCTTTGTGCCTATACATTATCAAACGGAAGACCAGATATTCCAACCAAG GTGAACTTAAACATACCATACAATCTCAGCGGCTGGCTTCTACCTTCAAAGATCCTCCTGCAGAAGCTGCGCATTGCTTCATGCTTTCTGAGATTGAAGATGCcacgaaaaattttgagaaGAAAATCGGCTCCGGTGGATTTGGAGTTGTGTACTATGGAAAGCTGAAAGATGGAAGGGAGATCGCAGTAAAAGTCCTGACAAATGATTCGTACCAAGGAAAGCGTGAATTTTCGAATGAG GTGACGCTTCTATCGAGAATACACCACAGGAATCTGGTACAGTTCCTAGGGTACTGCCAAGAATGTGGGCGAAATATGCTCGTCTATGAGTTCATGCACAACGGGACCCTCAAAGAGCACCTCTACA TTGGTCCCCTGTCAAATCGAAGGGGCATCAATTGGATCAAGCGTCTCGAGATCGCTGAAGATGCTTCGAGAG GGATCGAGTACCTTCACACGGGATGCACCCCTGCAATCATACACCGAGATCTGAAGAGCAGCAATATTCTCCTTGACAAGAACATGATGGCGAAAGTTTCAGACTTCGGCCTGTCGAAATCTGCAGTTGATGGAGTCTCCCATGTCTCAAGCATTGTTCGTGGAACCGTTGGATATTTGGATCCAGA GTACTATATCTCGCAGCAGTTGACGGATAAGAGTGACGTGTACAGTTTTGGTGTTATACTCCTTGAGCTAATATCTGGTCGAGAAGCAATTTCAAACGAGAGCTTCGGAGTGAACTGCCGCAACATAGTCCAATGG GCGAAGTTACACATTGAGAGTGGGGACATTCAGGGCATAATTGACCCGAACCTGAGGGACGATTACGATATCCAGTCGATGTGGAAGATTGCAGAGAAGGCACTGATGTGTGTCCAGCCCCACGGGCACATGAGGCCCTCGATCTCTGAAGTCCTCAAGGAGATTCAGGATGCAATCCTGATAGAACGAGCGGCTCTGGTGGCGAGGGAGGGTCTGTCCGATGACATGTCTCGGAACTCAGGCCATTCCTCACTCAATACGGGTCAGTATGACATTGCGGGGACCGAGCACTGCCTCTCGATTGACGAGTCTGTTGCACAGCCAACTGCACGATAG
- the LOC116207992 gene encoding probable LRR receptor-like serine/threonine-protein kinase At1g67720 isoform X2: MGKGFGFWSLISSSFFLPLLLISSCSAQVPGFVSIDCGGEASFTDELGLEWIPDNQFAFGETTNISVANETRTQYKTLRQFPIDNRKYCYTLNVTTRTRYLIRATFLYGNFDDNNVYPKFDLSLGPTFWSTIVISDATTIEMRELIFLALDPTVSVCLSNATTGKPFISTLELRQFNGSMYYTDFEEQFYLGISARINFGADSVDPVRYPDDPFDRIWESDSLKKANYLVDVAAGTKKVSTQQPIDVNRDERPPEKVMQTAVVGTNGSLTYRLNLDGFPGAGWAYSYFAEIEDLAPDETRKFRLVLPGAPDISKAVVNIMENAQGKYRLYEPGFVNLSFPFVLSFRFGKTSDSSKGPLLNAMEINKYLQKIYGSLDVAVIAGALPSYLPALWAQEGGDPCLPVPWSWVQCNTEPAPRVTAIILSSKNVTGNIPLAFTKLTGLVELWLDGNSLTGSIPDFSSCVDLSIIHLENNKLTGELPSSLLKLPSLKELYVQNNILSGKVPSGLNGKSLAFNFTGNPGLRLEEKKSQTKITVGASVGAVSLLLVTIALCLYIIKRKTRYSNQGELKHTIQSQRLASTFKDPPAEAAHCFMLSEIEDATKNFEKKIGSGGFGVVYYGKLKDGREIAVKVLTNDSYQGKREFSNEVTLLSRIHHRNLVQFLGYCQECGRNMLVYEFMHNGTLKEHLYIGPLSNRRGINWIKRLEIAEDASRGIEYLHTGCTPAIIHRDLKSSNILLDKNMMAKVSDFGLSKSAVDGVSHVSSIVRGTVGYLDPEYYISQQLTDKSDVYSFGVILLELISGREAISNESFGVNCRNIVQWAKLHIESGDIQGIIDPNLRDDYDIQSMWKIAEKALMCVQPHGHMRPSISEVLKEIQDAILIERAALVAREGLSDDMSRNSGHSSLNTGQYDIAGTEHCLSIDESVAQPTAR; the protein is encoded by the exons aTGGGGAAGGGGTTCGGCTTCTGGTCTctcatctcctcctccttcttccttcCCCTTCTGCTCATCAGCTCTTGCTCTGCTCAAGTGCcag GTTTTGTAAGTATCGACTGTGGGGGCGAGGCGAGTTTCACAGATGAGCTTGGTCTTGAGTGGATCCCTGATAATCAGTTTGCCTTTGGGGAAACAACTAACATATCTGTGGCGAACGAGACGAGGACGCAGTACAAGACTCTTAGGCAATTCCCCATCGATAACCGGAAGTATTGCTACACCCTCAATGTGACGACTAGGACGAGGTATCTCATAAGGGCGACATTCTTGTATGGGAACTTCGACGACAATAATGTCTATCCCAAGTTCGATCTCTCCCTTGGGCCCACTTTCTGGTCAACGATTGTCATATCTGATGCTACTACTATAGAGATGCGGGAGCTCATATTCCTGGCCTTGGATCCTACTGTTAGCGTGTGTTTATCTAATGCTACTACGGGGAAGCCTTTCATATCTACCCTTGAGCTCCGCCAATTCAATGGCTCGATGTACTATACTGACTTTGAGGAGCAGTTTTACCTTGGTATCTCTGCAAGGATCAATTTCGGGGCAGACAGCGTTGATCCAGTCAG GTATCCAGATGATCCGTTTGATAGAATATGGGAGTCTGACTCTCTGAAGAAAGCTAATTACCTCGTAGATGTGGCCGCCGGAACCAAAAAAGTGTCAACTCAACAGCCCATCGATGTAAACCGAGATGAAAGGCCTCCCGAGAAAGTCATGCAGACAGCAGTGGTCGGAACAAATGGTTCCTTGACTTATCGATTGAACTTGGATGGTTTTCCCGGTGCTGGGTGGGCCTACTCTTACTTTGCAGAAATCGAGGACTTAGCTCCCGACGAGACGAGGAAGTTTAGGCTCGTGCTTCCTGGTGCTCCTGATATCAGCAAAGCGGTTGTTAACATCATGGAAAATGCTCAGGGTAAATATCGCCTTTATGAGCCAGGATTTGTCAATTTGTCCTTCCCATTTGTACTATCATTTAGGTTTGGCAAGACATCCGATTCTTCCAAGGGCCCACTCTTGAATGCCATGGAAATAAACAAGTATCTGCAGAAGATCTATGGTTCTCTTGATG TTGCAGTTATTGCTGGTGCACTACCGTCCTACTTACCGGCTCTTTGGGCACAAGAAGGGGGGGATCCGTGCCTTCCGGTTCCATGGTCGTGGGTTCAGTGCAACACAGAACCCGCTCCACGGGTAACTGCAAT AATATTGTCCAGTAAGAACGTGACTGGAAATATTCCTCTCGCATTTACGAAGTTGACTGGCCTGGTCGAGTT ATGGCTCGATGGGAATTCGCTAACTGGTTCAATACCTGATTTCTCTTCGTGTGTGGACTTGAGCATCAT TCACTTAGAGAACAACAAGTTGACCGGCGAGCTGCCTTCGTCTTTGCTGAAGTTACCCAGTTTGAAAGAGCT GTATGTGCAGAACAATATACTGTCAGGGAAGGTGCCATCTGGTTTAAACGGGAAAAGCTTGGCTTTCAA CTTCACGGGAAATCCTGGACTTCGCttagaggaaaaaaagagCCAGACTAAAATCACTGTGGGTGCATCAGTAGGTGCTGTTAGTCTCCTACTAGTTACAATAGCTTTGTGCCTATACATTATCAAACGGAAGACCAGATATTCCAACCAAG GTGAACTTAAACATACCATACAATCTCAGCGGCTGGCTTCTACCTTCAAAGATCCTCCTGCAGAAGCTGCGCATTGCTTCATGCTTTCTGAGATTGAAGATGCcacgaaaaattttgagaaGAAAATCGGCTCCGGTGGATTTGGAGTTGTGTACTATGGAAAGCTGAAAGATGGAAGGGAGATCGCAGTAAAAGTCCTGACAAATGATTCGTACCAAGGAAAGCGTGAATTTTCGAATGAG GTGACGCTTCTATCGAGAATACACCACAGGAATCTGGTACAGTTCCTAGGGTACTGCCAAGAATGTGGGCGAAATATGCTCGTCTATGAGTTCATGCACAACGGGACCCTCAAAGAGCACCTCTACA TTGGTCCCCTGTCAAATCGAAGGGGCATCAATTGGATCAAGCGTCTCGAGATCGCTGAAGATGCTTCGAGAG GGATCGAGTACCTTCACACGGGATGCACCCCTGCAATCATACACCGAGATCTGAAGAGCAGCAATATTCTCCTTGACAAGAACATGATGGCGAAAGTTTCAGACTTCGGCCTGTCGAAATCTGCAGTTGATGGAGTCTCCCATGTCTCAAGCATTGTTCGTGGAACCGTTGGATATTTGGATCCAGA GTACTATATCTCGCAGCAGTTGACGGATAAGAGTGACGTGTACAGTTTTGGTGTTATACTCCTTGAGCTAATATCTGGTCGAGAAGCAATTTCAAACGAGAGCTTCGGAGTGAACTGCCGCAACATAGTCCAATGG GCGAAGTTACACATTGAGAGTGGGGACATTCAGGGCATAATTGACCCGAACCTGAGGGACGATTACGATATCCAGTCGATGTGGAAGATTGCAGAGAAGGCACTGATGTGTGTCCAGCCCCACGGGCACATGAGGCCCTCGATCTCTGAAGTCCTCAAGGAGATTCAGGATGCAATCCTGATAGAACGAGCGGCTCTGGTGGCGAGGGAGGGTCTGTCCGATGACATGTCTCGGAACTCAGGCCATTCCTCACTCAATACGGGTCAGTATGACATTGCGGGGACCGAGCACTGCCTCTCGATTGACGAGTCTGTTGCACAGCCAACTGCACGATAG
- the LOC116208068 gene encoding 60S ribosomal protein L4: MASAAARPLVTVQALEGDMATDAAVTVALPDVMKSSIRPDIVNFVHANISKNSRQPYAVSKRAGHQTSAESWGTGRAVSRIPRVPGGGTHRAGQGAFGNMCRGGRMFAPTKIWRRWHRRINVNQKRYAVVSAIAATAIPSLVMARGHKVETVPELPLVIGDSAESVEKTSAAIKVLKQIGAYADTEKSKDSIGIRPGKGKMRNRRYINRKGPLIVYGTEGANIEKAFRNIPGVEVANVERLNLLKLAPGGHLGRFVIWTKSAFEKLDSIYGSFEKSSDKKKGYVLPRSKMVNADLARIINSDEVQSVVRPIKKEVKRATLKKNPLKNLYTMLRLNPYAKTARRMSLLAEEQRVKAKKEKLDKKRKAITKEEASAIKSAGKAWYQTMISDSDYTEFENFSKWLGVSQ; this comes from the exons ATGGCCTCTGCCGCCGCCCGCCCCCTCGTCACTGTTCAAGCCCTCGAGGGCGATATGGCCACTGACGCTGCGGTCACGGTAGCATTGCCTGACGTAATGAAGTCTTCGATCAGGCCCGACATCGTGAACTTCGTTCACGCAAACATCTCCAAGAACAGCCGGCAGCCTTACGCTGTCTCCAAGCGCGCTGGCCACCAGACCTCGGCCGAGTCCTGGGGTACCGGCCGTGCCGTCTCCCGTATCCCCCGTGTTCCTGGTGGCGGTACCCATCGCGCCGGCCAGGGAGCTTTTGGGAACATGTGCCGTGGCGGACGCATGTTTGCTCCGACCAAGATCTGGCGCCGCTGGCACCGTAGGATCAACGTGAACCAGAAGAGGTACGCGGTGGTCTCCGCCATCGCGGCCACAGCCATCCCTTCTCTGGTTATGGCTCGTGGTCACAAGGTCGAGACAGTGCCTGAGCTGCCTCTCGTCATCGGCGACTCTGCTGAGAGCGTCGAGAAGACCTCAGCTGCTATCAAGGTTCTGAAGCAGATCGGAGCCTATGCTGATACTGAGAAGTCGAAGGACAGCATTGGGATCAGGCCGGGGAAAGGTAAAATGAGGAACCGCCGATACATTAATCGCAAGGGACCTCTGATTGTGTACGGAACTGAGGGAGCCAACATCGAGAAGGCCTTCCGGAACATTCCAGGTGTTGAGGTGGCCAACGTTGAGCGGCTCAACCTCCTGAAGCTGGCTCCTGGTGGCCACCTCGGCAGGTTCGTCATCTGGACGAAGTCTGCATTCGAGAAGCTGGACTCGATCTACGGGTCGTTCGAGAAGTCTTCTGATAAGAAGAAGGGGTATGTGCTGCCCAGGTCCAAGATGGTCAATGCTGACCTTGCCAGGATCATCAACTCTGATGAGGTTCAGTCTGTGGTGAGACCCATTAAAAAGGAGGTGAAGAGAGCAACCTTGAAGAAGAACCCATTGAAGAACCTCTACACCATGCTGAGGCTGAACCCTTATGCAAAGACTGCGAGGAGGATGTCTCTCTTGGCCGAGGAGCAGCGTGTTAAGGCCAAGAAGGAGAAGCTTGACAAGAAGAGGAAGGCCATCACCAAG GAGGAGGCCTCGGCAATCAAGTCTGCTGGGAAGGCGTGGTACCAGACCATGATCTCAGACAGCGACTACACAGAGTTTGAGAACTTCTCGAAGTGGCTTGGCGTCTCCCAgtga